One Hymenobacter psoromatis genomic window, AGCACTCGCGCATCGTGAGTGGCTTGGTAGTGCTGCTGAAACACCTTGAGCATGACCATGCGCGGCCACCAATCCTCGCCCTGAGTTCCTTGCACATCAAGCAGCTTACCGGCTGCTTGCTCGGCCTTGGTCAGCGGGCCGAAGTAGCCCGAGGGCCGCTGGTGCTGAATGGACCAGTCCACGTAGCGCTGTACCTTGGCCAACAAGGGTTTATCCTGAAGCAGGTGGGCCAGCGATATGGCACCGTCAAGCCAATAGGGAGTTTCTTCCCAACCGTCGCCGGTGCCCCCGAGCCAGCCGTTTTTATCGCGTAGCTTGGGGTAGGTTTCGTCGAGGTGACCCGTGCTGTGGTCGCGCATAATGCCCAGCTGCGTGCGCAGCCAGCCGGCAGGCTGAATGGCACCGGGCGCTAATTCCCGGTAAGCTAGCGGGGCCAGCGGCGCGGGGGCGGTAGCTGGTTGTGCCACGGCGCTGGCTTCGCACAGCACTAGCGCAGCTAGTCCCCAGCGGGCACGGGGCGGATAAGTCATAAAAAAGCGCGACGAGTGGGAAAAGACAGCGCGAAGGTAGCAAACGCAAGTGCAAACGTTTGCACATTTTTCAGAAAAAATGCGCCAGGGCTCCGGGGCTAGCTTAGTTGTCCTATCCTTCTTGGCCGAGGCGCAAAGACGAGGCCCGCACAAATAAATCAGGCTGCAATACCACATGGCGCGGGGCATAGTGCTGTTCGCGCTCCTCCATTACTTGCAGTAGCAGGTGGGTAGCCGAGCGCCCCATTAGCTCGCAGTGTTGGTCGATGGAGGTAATTTGGGGCACTGTAAGGCACGAAAATAGTTCGTTGCTGAAACCGACCAGGCCCATGTCCTGGGGCACGCGCAGGCCACGCTCGTTGAGCACTTGCAGCGCGCCGGCCGCCGAAAGGTCGCTGCACGAAAACACCGCATCGGGCGGTTGGGGTAAGGCCAGCAGTTGCCGCATCCCGTCACTGCCGTCATCCATCTTCATATCGCCTAAGATGGTAAGCTCTTCCGCCACCGGCAGACCGTACTCGCGCAGGGCGTCTTCGTAGCCTTGGCGGCGATATTTATAAATGTTCAAATGCTGGGGTCCGCTGAAATGCGCGATGCGCCGGTAACCCTGCTCCAGTAAGTGCTTGGTGGCGCGGTAGCCGCCAGCGCGGTCATCGAGCACCACCGCATTTACATCGTAGCCGGCCAGAATACGGTCGAAAAACACCAGGGGAATATCCCGCTTGCGCACTTTCTCGAAGTGCTTTACCTCGCGGGTAGTGCGCGAAAGCGACACCAGAATGCCTTCCACCTGGGCATTCATAAGGATTTCCACGTTGGCGCGCTCGTGCACTACATCCTCGTTCGACTGGCAGATGAGCACGTGGTAGCCGGCCTTGCTAGCGGCGGCCTCAATGCCTTTGACTACCTGCGAAAAGAAATTGCCGTCGATGTGTGGCACCATCACCCCCAGCATGTTGCTGCGGCCTTTGCGCAGGCCCGAGGCCAGGCTATTGGGCTGGTAGCCAAGCTCCTTGGCTAGGTCGGTTACCCGTTTAACGGTCGCTTCGCTGATGGCACTGTGGCCGCTGAGCGCTCGCGATACCGTCGAGACGGAAATATTGAGCTGCTGAGCTAGGTCCGTAATGGAGGCGCGTTTTTTAGCCACGAAATAGAAGTAAAGTGAGGCCGCACTGGCTGTAGCCCACGCCGCTCACCGCAATAGTTAGTGCAAAGATTAATGCAAAGGTTGCACAGGATAAGGCAGCTTCGGCCAATACGGGATAAAAATTTCCTTCATGCAAACGTTTGCATGAATCAACATCATTTTCTACCTTGCGCCGCCGAAAGCGCCACCTTGTCTCTGGCGTACCCGGTTGGTCACGCCTCGTTTTCTTCCTTTTTCCATGTCCCACCCCCTCCGCCGCCAGCTGCTGGCGGGCAGCCTCGCTGGCCTGCTGCTAACCGCCACTGCCTGCTCGCAACAGCCTGCTTCCCAAACGGCCGCTACCACCCCTACTATCCCCATGACTGCCGACTCGCTCCACGCCGTTACCGTGGCTAC contains:
- a CDS encoding LacI family DNA-binding transcriptional regulator, which encodes MAKKRASITDLAQQLNISVSTVSRALSGHSAISEATVKRVTDLAKELGYQPNSLASGLRKGRSNMLGVMVPHIDGNFFSQVVKGIEAAASKAGYHVLICQSNEDVVHERANVEILMNAQVEGILVSLSRTTREVKHFEKVRKRDIPLVFFDRILAGYDVNAVVLDDRAGGYRATKHLLEQGYRRIAHFSGPQHLNIYKYRRQGYEDALREYGLPVAEELTILGDMKMDDGSDGMRQLLALPQPPDAVFSCSDLSAAGALQVLNERGLRVPQDMGLVGFSNELFSCLTVPQITSIDQHCELMGRSATHLLLQVMEEREQHYAPRHVVLQPDLFVRASSLRLGQEG